From a region of the Sphingopyxis sp. YR583 genome:
- a CDS encoding TonB-dependent receptor, with protein sequence MTGRVTGGMILGISAAVMVAAPAIAQAQTYRFDLPAQPLDASLRAFARTTRQQILFDGALVRGKRAPVLKGSYSAEQGLAVLLRGSGLAAVRGRGGAFVVSAVGNGASTDTAGTAPEVVMADAEIVVTGSRIRGTQTPSPTLTRQRDQIAESGASDLGEFARTLTQNFNGGQNPGVRGSQGGSEDTTGSSAFNLRGLGSDATLTLVNGHRSAYDGVFQGVDVSAIPLASVERVEVVTDGASALYGSDAVAGVVNLILRRDFDGIQTSARFGAATDGGAAEQQYVLTGGSRWSGGGAVATIEYNRATPVRAGQRSYTQGDDADATLIPGYRQVSIVVAGHQRLGDWLGLEIDGQYSDRTSRRCSSAVGTLDCRTQGQEARRGVRSFAVTPSLVADLAGGWQATLSGTYARSDTEIVTQVYAGGNPTALYLPNYDNSFHAVELGFEGRLFDAPGGAARLAFGGGYRANDQNTDYRQIIGGATTPVWVYKEKRKTRFAYGELALPLVGAANGSAGLRELQLSAALRYEDNSGFGDIATPKVGIIYRPVSDLALRATWGRSFKAPTLFQLGKPLEGYLFPGAIFTPPGGQTVFYLAGGNPALTAEKADTWTATATYTPAFANGLKLEASYFRTRYRDRVVTPISNVLAAFAPQNADYVLLNPSAADVLAIASRLPYGIINQTGTPFDPSNISAIVDSSLANAARQSIQGVDLTATWEGNVSARDRLELASSASYLDSKQMLVEGQAWQDLSGIIFNPPHWRARASLNWKRDAFRFGAAWNYIGKTTDTRFPTTARVGDFQTVDLTAQIGTAPGQAFVSGFSFDMAILNLLNEKPAPIRTSSPVSTPYDSTNHSSLGRTISFTISKKW encoded by the coding sequence ATGACGGGGCGCGTGACAGGTGGGATGATCCTCGGGATATCGGCGGCGGTCATGGTGGCGGCGCCCGCGATCGCGCAGGCGCAGACTTACCGTTTCGATCTGCCCGCCCAGCCGCTTGACGCATCGCTCCGCGCTTTTGCGCGCACGACGCGTCAGCAAATCCTGTTCGATGGCGCGCTCGTTCGCGGCAAACGCGCGCCGGTCCTCAAGGGGAGCTACAGCGCGGAGCAGGGCCTTGCTGTATTACTTCGAGGGTCGGGCCTCGCTGCGGTGCGGGGGCGCGGGGGTGCCTTCGTCGTGAGCGCGGTGGGAAACGGCGCTTCGACTGACACCGCGGGTACCGCGCCCGAGGTCGTCATGGCGGACGCGGAAATCGTCGTCACCGGGTCGCGCATTCGCGGCACCCAGACGCCGTCGCCGACGCTAACACGTCAGCGCGACCAGATTGCCGAAAGCGGCGCGAGCGATCTCGGCGAATTCGCGCGGACGCTTACCCAGAATTTCAACGGCGGGCAGAACCCCGGTGTGCGCGGTTCGCAGGGAGGCTCCGAGGACACCACGGGATCTTCCGCCTTCAACTTGCGCGGGCTTGGTTCCGACGCGACGCTGACGCTCGTCAACGGCCATCGCAGCGCTTACGATGGCGTGTTCCAGGGCGTCGACGTTTCGGCCATTCCGCTCGCCTCCGTCGAACGGGTAGAAGTGGTGACCGATGGCGCTTCGGCTCTTTATGGCTCGGATGCGGTCGCTGGTGTCGTGAACCTGATCTTGCGCCGTGATTTCGACGGAATTCAGACGTCGGCGCGCTTCGGCGCCGCAACCGACGGCGGTGCGGCCGAACAGCAATATGTGCTGACCGGCGGCAGCCGCTGGTCGGGCGGCGGTGCGGTCGCAACGATCGAATATAATCGCGCAACCCCGGTTCGCGCCGGTCAGCGAAGCTACACGCAAGGGGACGATGCCGACGCCACGCTCATCCCGGGCTACAGGCAAGTGAGCATCGTCGTTGCCGGTCATCAGCGTCTCGGCGACTGGCTCGGGCTGGAGATCGACGGGCAATATAGCGACCGCACATCGCGTCGCTGCTCGTCCGCGGTCGGCACGCTCGATTGCCGGACGCAGGGACAGGAGGCGCGGCGCGGGGTGCGCTCCTTCGCGGTCACGCCGTCGCTTGTCGCCGATCTCGCAGGCGGATGGCAGGCTACGCTCTCGGGGACCTATGCGCGCAGCGATACTGAAATCGTGACGCAGGTCTATGCGGGCGGCAACCCGACCGCGCTCTACCTGCCCAATTATGACAACAGCTTCCATGCCGTCGAGCTCGGGTTCGAGGGGCGACTCTTCGATGCGCCCGGCGGTGCGGCGCGGCTCGCTTTCGGCGGCGGCTACCGGGCGAACGATCAGAATACAGACTATCGACAGATCATTGGCGGCGCGACGACCCCGGTCTGGGTCTACAAGGAGAAGCGCAAGACCCGCTTCGCCTATGGCGAGCTGGCGCTGCCGCTCGTGGGCGCGGCGAACGGTTCGGCGGGCCTGCGCGAACTGCAGCTGTCGGCAGCGCTTCGCTATGAGGATAACAGCGGCTTCGGCGACATTGCGACGCCGAAGGTCGGGATCATCTATCGCCCGGTTTCCGACCTTGCGCTTCGCGCGACTTGGGGCCGGTCGTTCAAGGCGCCAACCCTGTTCCAGCTTGGCAAGCCGCTTGAGGGTTATCTCTTTCCCGGTGCGATCTTCACCCCGCCCGGCGGTCAGACCGTTTTCTATCTCGCCGGCGGTAACCCCGCGCTCACCGCCGAGAAAGCGGACACCTGGACCGCGACGGCGACCTACACACCGGCCTTCGCTAACGGGCTGAAGCTCGAGGCCAGCTATTTCAGGACGCGCTACCGCGACCGCGTCGTAACCCCGATAAGCAATGTTCTGGCTGCCTTCGCTCCCCAGAATGCCGATTATGTGCTTCTCAATCCGAGCGCCGCCGATGTCCTCGCGATCGCATCGCGCTTGCCCTATGGCATCATCAACCAGACCGGCACGCCGTTCGATCCGTCCAATATCTCCGCAATCGTCGACAGCAGCCTCGCTAACGCCGCACGCCAGTCGATCCAGGGTGTCGATCTCACCGCGACCTGGGAGGGCAATGTCAGCGCCCGTGATCGGCTCGAGCTGGCGAGCTCGGCAAGTTATCTCGACAGCAAGCAGATGCTTGTTGAGGGACAGGCCTGGCAGGATCTGTCGGGGATCATTTTCAATCCGCCGCATTGGCGCGCTCGCGCTTCGTTGAACTGGAAGCGCGACGCCTTCCGTTTTGGCGCGGCATGGAACTACATCGGCAAGACGACCGATACGCGCTTCCCGACCACCGCCCGGGTCGGCGATTTTCAGACGGTCGATCTCACCGCGCAAATCGGCACGGCGCCGGGACAGGCCTTTGTCTCGGGCTTTTCATTCGATATGGCCATCCTCAATCTCCTCAACGAGAAGCCGGCGCCCATTCGCACGAGCAGCCCGGTCTCGACCCCTTACGATTCGACCAATCACTCGAGCCTTGGCCGGACGATAAGCTTTACCATCAGCAAGAAGTGGTGA
- a CDS encoding FecR family protein produces the protein MNDDLSSREAGTGSSEAAGAWCIRMAGAPLDPAEQADFDAWLAADAAHPPAFERALAVWGGLHAMEADAEVIAMRAEALEAMREANAKRWTRGAPRRGWRWAMVAAACLLLALTIAFFPGRGGPVEYATGLGERRTFVLSDGSRLSLDAETRVAVDLADDRRMLHLLAGRAKFDVEKDAARPFSVTAGGRTVVATGTAFSVELLGDKLHVILYEGSVAVVRGEPPSAPRLLALKRTPGKDAIALVPGRELVAPVKAPVAPTIVEADVARSLAWEGGQLSFVDEPLSAVAERLNRYSRAKVTIGDARAAAIEINGVFNAGDTDAFLDAAQMAYPLEVRREGGAVILASRPR, from the coding sequence ATGAACGACGATCTATCGAGCCGGGAAGCGGGAACTGGCAGCAGCGAGGCGGCGGGAGCGTGGTGCATTCGCATGGCCGGCGCTCCGCTGGATCCGGCTGAGCAGGCGGACTTCGATGCCTGGCTTGCGGCCGATGCGGCGCATCCGCCGGCGTTCGAGCGGGCGCTCGCGGTGTGGGGCGGTCTCCACGCGATGGAGGCGGACGCTGAGGTCATCGCCATGCGTGCCGAAGCGCTGGAGGCGATGCGCGAAGCGAATGCTAAGCGATGGACGCGAGGTGCCCCGCGCCGCGGATGGCGTTGGGCGATGGTCGCGGCGGCTTGCCTGCTGCTCGCGCTGACGATCGCCTTTTTTCCGGGCCGCGGCGGGCCGGTGGAATATGCGACCGGGCTCGGTGAGCGGCGAACTTTCGTGCTCTCCGATGGGTCGCGTCTGTCACTTGATGCGGAGACGCGCGTCGCGGTCGACCTCGCGGATGATCGGCGCATGCTCCACCTGCTGGCAGGCCGCGCCAAGTTCGATGTCGAAAAGGACGCTGCGCGGCCCTTCTCGGTCACCGCAGGCGGACGGACCGTGGTGGCAACGGGCACCGCGTTCAGCGTCGAACTGCTAGGCGACAAGCTTCATGTCATCCTTTACGAAGGCAGCGTGGCGGTGGTGCGCGGCGAGCCGCCCTCGGCGCCGCGGCTCCTCGCGCTCAAACGGACGCCCGGCAAGGATGCGATCGCGCTCGTGCCGGGCCGCGAACTTGTCGCGCCAGTCAAGGCTCCCGTGGCGCCGACCATCGTCGAGGCCGATGTGGCGCGTTCGCTCGCCTGGGAAGGGGGGCAGCTCAGTTTCGTCGATGAACCCTTGAGCGCTGTTGCTGAACGGCTCAATCGCTACAGCCGCGCGAAGGTCACCATAGGCGATGCGCGTGCGGCCGCGATCGAGATTAATGGCGTGTTCAATGCCGGCGATACGGACGCCTTCCTCGACGCGGCGCAGATGGCCTATCCGCTCGAGGTCCGCCGCGAAGGCGGTGCGGTGATCCTCGCGAGCAGGCCGCGATGA
- a CDS encoding RNA polymerase sigma factor, producing the protein MQVGDRQEALADMHRDHRPGLLAFFLRRVHNHSEAEDLTQEVFARIAAMDDVEMRRADAYIFQVAANLLRDRARRMAVRRDFAAGARAIDGRGVDPIDPHRVAAGREAVHILRAGLEDLPERTRQIFLLFRYEQLDYRTIAESFGISSSAVQKHVYRAMAYLVDRLGEAE; encoded by the coding sequence GTGCAGGTGGGCGACAGGCAGGAAGCATTGGCGGACATGCACCGGGATCACCGTCCCGGCCTGCTCGCCTTCTTCCTTCGCCGCGTGCACAATCACAGCGAGGCCGAGGATCTGACGCAGGAGGTCTTCGCGCGGATCGCAGCTATGGATGATGTAGAGATGCGGCGGGCCGACGCCTATATCTTCCAGGTTGCGGCCAACCTCTTGCGCGACAGGGCGCGCCGTATGGCGGTGCGCCGCGATTTCGCGGCGGGAGCGCGCGCGATCGATGGAAGAGGCGTCGATCCGATCGACCCGCACCGCGTCGCCGCCGGACGTGAGGCCGTCCACATCCTGCGGGCCGGGCTCGAAGATCTGCCCGAGAGGACGCGCCAGATATTTCTTCTGTTTCGGTACGAGCAGCTCGACTACCGGACGATCGCCGAGAGCTTCGGGATATCCAGCAGCGCCGTGCAAAAACATGTCTACCGCGCGATGGCTTATCTGGTCGACAGGCTGGGGGAGGCCGAATGA
- a CDS encoding S9 family peptidase, translating to MTSNPVRCFRKRTLLAATSVLLGPLFIPVAASAAEAEGKVMPFDLPVSARELKSGHRPVLSHSGHLLAYTVGERPITSSGADRFMSNGVPGQIPNTAIWLVDLVSGETKAIGQGVGNCWRPVFSPDEKSIASYCDGGDAPQLWIHDLASGKSRRISEARIKASLWTGDEPIWLPGGEQLLAPLVPEPLSSGARPESGPAAAVTFQTTGGASSGAAPASDASAIALAKHVETLFHADLAAIDVAGGRVRTIVSHDYAKPPSAMLLSPSGRWISFISHVGNETGGARPNIDLGVAPVGGGAAKLVAERLTRMESHYLKGSHFWHPVRDEIFWVQDGGLWTAGADDGFTPHRVSAKLSTAIPDALGLMNDGNALVVGIDPLDDPAYLEPHPGAFELVRLDGRAGRRIEIPSGFLADNLVRDGDGRLWQPDANSVAARARERATGKTAVLRLDILSGAVSSMWTDFATIDPVGQVRGSQDLLAIYEDNSTPEDIIRFNPDLSIKQRVSHVEPRLDGFTFAPPVLFDTPVNRLDGAGNSVKSALYLPPGAKRGDRLPTVVTVYPRSTTRVGKFGGGFQQTMPASIFTTRGYAVLVTELPVRPLGEISPSVVDDVKGLLTPQIRHASDLGYVDMSRLAVMGQSFGGYTTASLLIESDLFRGGIALAGAYDLTYLTAFMGKNRDFGYPPGAIEQYWNIKGLPWANMDSYIQLSPFFQAGRMQAPILIAHGSNDLIPIEDARKMFNALRFAGKTAEFAEYAGEAHVPSHWSTANAADLGRRAIDFLDRYVKPAREPGSSVANAVSP from the coding sequence ATGACGTCAAATCCTGTCCGGTGCTTCCGGAAGCGCACCCTCCTTGCCGCCACATCTGTGTTGCTGGGCCCGCTATTTATCCCGGTCGCAGCCAGTGCTGCGGAAGCTGAAGGCAAGGTCATGCCTTTCGATCTGCCCGTCAGTGCCCGCGAGCTCAAGTCGGGACATCGACCGGTCCTTTCGCACTCGGGGCATCTGCTGGCCTATACGGTGGGGGAACGGCCGATTACGTCTTCGGGCGCTGACCGGTTCATGAGCAATGGCGTGCCAGGGCAAATCCCCAACACCGCAATATGGCTGGTCGATCTGGTCAGCGGCGAGACGAAGGCAATCGGGCAAGGGGTGGGGAATTGCTGGCGCCCGGTCTTTTCGCCGGACGAGAAGAGCATCGCGTCCTACTGCGACGGCGGCGACGCGCCTCAATTGTGGATCCATGACCTGGCCTCGGGCAAGAGTCGCCGGATTTCGGAAGCGCGCATCAAGGCGAGTCTATGGACGGGCGACGAGCCGATCTGGCTGCCCGGCGGCGAGCAGCTGCTTGCGCCGCTCGTGCCCGAGCCATTGTCGTCCGGAGCGCGACCGGAGTCCGGACCGGCAGCGGCAGTGACTTTTCAAACTACGGGCGGTGCTTCGTCAGGCGCTGCACCGGCCTCCGATGCCTCCGCTATAGCCTTGGCCAAGCATGTCGAGACCCTGTTTCACGCCGACCTCGCGGCTATCGACGTCGCGGGCGGACGGGTCCGAACGATCGTGTCTCACGATTATGCAAAGCCCCCGAGCGCAATGCTGCTGTCACCATCCGGGCGCTGGATTTCCTTTATTTCGCATGTCGGCAACGAGACAGGCGGCGCCAGGCCCAATATTGACCTCGGCGTCGCGCCGGTCGGCGGCGGGGCCGCGAAGCTTGTCGCGGAGCGGCTCACGCGGATGGAGTCCCATTATCTGAAGGGTTCGCATTTCTGGCATCCTGTCCGCGACGAGATTTTCTGGGTCCAGGATGGCGGGCTGTGGACAGCCGGAGCCGACGACGGCTTCACGCCGCACCGCGTATCGGCCAAGCTGTCGACGGCGATTCCCGATGCGCTGGGTCTGATGAACGATGGAAATGCGCTCGTGGTCGGGATCGATCCCCTCGACGACCCGGCTTATCTCGAACCGCATCCGGGCGCCTTCGAGCTGGTTCGTCTCGATGGCCGGGCGGGACGGCGTATCGAAATTCCTTCCGGGTTTCTCGCAGACAACCTCGTTCGCGACGGGGATGGACGGTTGTGGCAACCCGATGCGAATTCGGTTGCGGCGCGCGCTCGGGAAAGGGCGACGGGCAAGACTGCCGTGCTGCGCCTCGATATTTTGTCGGGGGCAGTCTCGTCGATGTGGACCGATTTCGCTACGATCGATCCTGTCGGTCAGGTGCGTGGCTCGCAGGACCTGCTCGCGATCTACGAGGATAACTCCACGCCAGAGGATATTATCCGGTTCAATCCGGATCTCTCGATCAAACAGCGGGTTTCCCATGTCGAACCCAGACTCGACGGGTTCACTTTCGCTCCCCCCGTGTTGTTTGATACACCGGTCAATCGTCTCGATGGCGCGGGGAACAGCGTGAAATCGGCGCTTTACCTTCCGCCCGGCGCGAAGCGCGGCGACCGTTTGCCGACGGTGGTCACGGTCTATCCGCGCTCAACCACGCGGGTGGGCAAGTTCGGGGGAGGCTTTCAACAAACCATGCCGGCGTCGATTTTTACGACCCGCGGTTATGCGGTTCTGGTGACAGAACTGCCGGTCCGGCCGCTCGGTGAAATCAGCCCATCGGTGGTCGACGACGTCAAGGGGCTGCTGACGCCGCAGATCCGGCATGCCTCCGATCTCGGCTATGTCGATATGTCGCGTCTCGCGGTCATGGGACAGTCCTTTGGCGGATACACGACCGCGTCGCTGCTGATAGAGAGCGACCTGTTTCGCGGCGGCATCGCGCTCGCGGGAGCCTATGATTTGACATATCTGACCGCATTCATGGGCAAGAACCGGGATTTCGGCTATCCGCCCGGGGCAATCGAGCAGTATTGGAACATCAAAGGCCTGCCATGGGCGAACATGGACAGCTACATCCAGCTTTCGCCATTCTTTCAGGCGGGAAGAATGCAAGCGCCGATCCTGATCGCACATGGTTCGAACGACCTCATTCCGATTGAGGACGCCCGGAAGATGTTCAATGCTTTGCGCTTTGCAGGAAAGACTGCGGAATTTGCCGAATATGCCGGTGAAGCCCATGTGCCGAGTCACTGGTCGACTGCAAATGCCGCAGACCTGGGGCGGCGGGCGATCGACTTTCTGGATCGCTATGTGAAACCGGCACGAGAACCGGGCTCGTCGGTGGCGAACGCAGTCAGTCCCTAG
- a CDS encoding TonB-dependent receptor plug domain-containing protein: MKMRSLAATLATGVCVVAMATPAQAQTRAYNIAAGSLKSALDAYGRQSGRQIIYKADDIRGARSAGVRGSLSAEAALAALLRGTGFSYRIDTSGAIAIVAGESEAGSAAADSEDAEIIVTGSRIRGNSVASPVVVRTAEDMRNAGQASVADVIRTIPQNFGGGSNAGVGYGVPESRGTGFGGAATINLRGLGSDATLTLLNGHRVAYGGAQQGIDVSAIPFLALDRIEVVPDGSSALYGSDAVAGVANILLKKRFDGLEASARWGASTDGGNEQQQYGLIGGTSWDSGGVWLAYEFGRTTAIKASQRDLGTGPADELMYQPNQKWHAVAFGAEQQIVPDLSIRLDALYNRRSSNRIIPIVPTMPYNLDERYEIEGLSLASSLDWKVSPGWAVSLSGTYSMNSSDYRSVQTISGVTSVAGSGCYCNEGMSAELAADGPLFTLPSGDIRVAVGGGYRANYWHDQRTIPAASARDIRLTRDTVYAFGEINVPIASPAQDIAGLHSLNLAAALRYEDYTGEYRVTTPKFGLIYAPSADFELKATWGKSFRAPTFYEQLSGNSTILYQASRLGGSAYPADATVLFLAGGNLSLKPERATSWSASFVAHPVALAGARLEVTYYEVDYRDRVVVPILYSSTSLSNPIYGEQVTLSPNAAKLAAALAAGTYTNATTVPYDPAKVVAIIDNRRVNASTQSIRGVDIDARYGFDVGGARKIDLSLYGSYIHSKQVLSALQPEQPLAGYLFNPPHFRVRGGAAYSDRGFTLSSFVNYTGGVSDARTATSLAIDGMTTVDLIARYRFEEGASLLRGLDLSLSLENMFNTKPSAIATTIVYQPPYDSTNYSPVGRFVSFSISKRW; encoded by the coding sequence ATGAAGATGAGAAGCCTTGCTGCGACGCTTGCTACAGGCGTGTGTGTGGTCGCGATGGCGACGCCGGCGCAGGCTCAGACCCGAGCCTATAATATCGCAGCGGGGAGTCTGAAGTCGGCGCTCGATGCCTATGGCCGCCAGTCCGGTCGGCAGATCATCTACAAGGCGGACGATATTCGAGGGGCGCGTTCGGCCGGCGTTCGGGGATCGCTTTCTGCAGAAGCGGCGCTCGCGGCGCTGCTCCGCGGCACCGGCTTCAGCTACCGGATCGACACCTCGGGCGCGATTGCCATCGTCGCGGGGGAAAGCGAGGCCGGAAGCGCCGCGGCCGATAGCGAGGACGCTGAAATCATTGTCACCGGGTCGCGTATCCGCGGGAACAGTGTCGCATCTCCGGTCGTTGTGCGGACTGCCGAGGATATGCGCAACGCCGGGCAGGCGAGCGTCGCTGACGTGATCCGTACCATCCCCCAGAACTTCGGCGGCGGTAGCAACGCCGGTGTCGGCTATGGTGTTCCCGAGAGCCGCGGTACCGGCTTTGGCGGGGCGGCGACCATCAACCTGCGCGGCCTCGGTAGCGACGCAACACTCACCCTGCTTAACGGTCACCGCGTCGCCTATGGTGGCGCGCAGCAGGGGATCGACGTATCGGCTATCCCGTTTCTGGCACTCGACCGGATCGAGGTCGTTCCTGACGGTTCATCGGCGCTGTACGGATCGGACGCGGTCGCCGGGGTTGCGAACATCCTGCTGAAAAAGCGCTTTGATGGCCTCGAAGCCTCGGCGCGCTGGGGTGCGTCGACGGACGGCGGTAACGAGCAGCAGCAATATGGCTTGATCGGCGGTACGAGCTGGGACAGCGGCGGCGTCTGGCTCGCTTACGAATTCGGGCGGACGACCGCGATCAAGGCGTCGCAACGCGATCTGGGGACGGGCCCCGCCGACGAGTTGATGTACCAGCCGAACCAGAAATGGCACGCGGTTGCGTTCGGCGCCGAACAACAGATCGTTCCCGATCTCTCGATCCGCCTGGATGCCCTGTACAACCGGCGCTCAAGCAACCGGATCATCCCGATCGTGCCGACAATGCCCTACAACCTCGACGAGCGATATGAGATCGAAGGTCTGTCGCTGGCGTCGTCGCTCGACTGGAAAGTCTCGCCCGGCTGGGCCGTGTCGCTGAGCGGAACCTATTCGATGAATTCCTCGGACTATCGATCGGTCCAGACGATCTCGGGGGTTACTTCGGTTGCGGGTTCGGGGTGCTATTGCAATGAAGGGATGTCGGCCGAACTCGCGGCGGACGGACCGTTGTTTACCCTGCCGTCGGGCGACATTCGGGTTGCCGTCGGTGGGGGGTATCGTGCGAACTACTGGCATGACCAGCGGACTATCCCGGCCGCGTCGGCGCGCGATATCAGGCTGACACGGGACACCGTCTATGCATTCGGCGAGATTAATGTTCCGATAGCATCCCCCGCTCAGGATATTGCGGGACTTCACAGTCTCAACCTGGCCGCCGCGCTTCGGTACGAAGATTATACCGGCGAGTATCGGGTTACTACGCCCAAGTTCGGGCTCATTTATGCGCCGAGCGCCGATTTCGAACTGAAGGCGACTTGGGGAAAATCATTCCGCGCGCCAACTTTCTACGAACAGTTGAGCGGAAATTCGACCATCCTCTATCAGGCGTCGCGACTAGGCGGCTCGGCCTATCCCGCGGATGCGACCGTCCTCTTTCTTGCCGGCGGGAACCTGTCACTGAAACCGGAGCGAGCGACGAGTTGGTCGGCATCGTTCGTCGCCCATCCCGTGGCGCTTGCCGGCGCGCGACTTGAGGTGACCTATTATGAGGTGGATTACCGCGACCGTGTTGTCGTGCCGATCCTCTACAGCAGCACGTCGCTATCCAATCCGATATATGGCGAGCAGGTGACTCTATCGCCGAACGCAGCGAAACTGGCGGCTGCCTTGGCAGCAGGCACCTACACCAATGCCACGACGGTTCCCTATGATCCTGCGAAGGTAGTAGCCATCATCGACAATCGACGCGTCAACGCGAGCACGCAGTCGATCCGCGGTGTCGACATCGATGCGCGCTATGGCTTCGATGTCGGCGGCGCGCGCAAGATCGATCTGTCACTCTATGGAAGCTATATCCATAGCAAGCAGGTGCTGAGTGCGCTCCAACCTGAACAACCGCTTGCGGGATATCTTTTCAATCCGCCGCATTTTCGGGTCCGGGGCGGCGCGGCCTATTCCGATCGCGGCTTCACCCTCTCTTCCTTCGTCAATTACACCGGCGGCGTATCCGACGCGCGCACGGCAACGTCGCTCGCGATCGACGGGATGACGACGGTCGATCTCATCGCCCGCTACCGGTTCGAAGAAGGGGCTTCGTTACTACGCGGGCTCGATCTCAGCCTCTCGCTTGAGAATATGTTCAACACCAAGCCGTCCGCGATCGCGACGACGATCGTCTATCAGCCGCCGTATGACTCGACGAACTATTCGCCGGTGGGCCGCTTCGTGAGCTTCAGTATCTCCAAGCGCTGGTAA
- a CDS encoding FecR family protein, with product MSRAAEASDKASAWIIRRENGDWSESDQVDLDAWLAESDGNKAAYWRLKHSWREADRIGSLGVEPETVPPIEGPLRRHWKPFALAASLAVAVWIGSIQIVPRPAARQQVALTFRSPVGERKNVELADGSHVELNTRSVIRSSASSGRRDIWLEDGEAYFEVAHDAGRPFVVHAGTRTVTVLGTKFSVRRDGERVSVSVIEGRVRIDEVPGGGARPASATITGGMSAISDGRSILVAERSEERVGNALAWRDGMLSFDQTSLADAAAEFSRYHQRPILVTDPEAASIRIGGTFQASNVEAFARLLRDAYGLRVDVTPDAIKISS from the coding sequence ATGAGCCGCGCAGCGGAGGCGTCCGACAAGGCATCCGCCTGGATCATACGCCGCGAAAACGGTGACTGGTCGGAAAGCGACCAGGTCGATCTCGACGCCTGGCTTGCCGAATCCGACGGCAACAAGGCAGCCTACTGGCGATTGAAGCATAGCTGGCGTGAGGCAGACCGCATCGGCTCGCTCGGGGTTGAGCCGGAGACGGTTCCACCCATCGAAGGCCCGTTGCGCCGACATTGGAAACCCTTCGCGCTTGCTGCCTCGCTCGCGGTCGCTGTCTGGATCGGCTCGATCCAGATCGTGCCGCGGCCGGCAGCGCGGCAGCAGGTCGCCCTGACCTTCCGGTCTCCCGTGGGCGAGCGCAAGAATGTCGAGCTTGCCGACGGCAGCCATGTTGAACTCAACACCCGCAGCGTGATCCGGTCGTCGGCGTCCTCGGGACGCCGGGATATATGGCTCGAGGATGGCGAAGCCTATTTCGAGGTGGCCCATGATGCGGGCCGGCCCTTTGTCGTACATGCAGGAACCCGGACGGTGACCGTGCTCGGCACGAAATTTTCGGTCCGGCGTGACGGTGAGAGGGTATCGGTATCGGTGATCGAGGGCAGGGTCCGGATTGACGAGGTTCCCGGCGGAGGCGCGCGCCCGGCGTCTGCGACGATCACGGGCGGCATGTCAGCCATCAGCGATGGCCGCTCGATCCTCGTTGCCGAACGCTCCGAAGAGCGTGTCGGAAACGCGCTCGCCTGGCGCGACGGTATGCTCAGTTTCGACCAGACGAGCCTTGCCGACGCGGCGGCGGAGTTCAGCCGTTACCACCAGCGCCCGATTCTCGTGACCGATCCCGAGGCTGCGAGCATTCGTATCGGCGGCACGTTTCAGGCCTCGAATGTGGAGGCCTTCGCCCGGCTGCTGCGCGATGCCTATGGCCTCCGCGTCGATGTCACGCCCGACGCGATAAAAATCTCGAGCTGA
- a CDS encoding RNA polymerase sigma factor: protein MNRTEGAARAFKKSRYGFSVTNCLPSVEGQTIAREAGAPMVDDDILESWFCREVLPNEAALTQFIRRNWRVADDVVDLRHDIYEQVIAGARRCLPDEVRPYLFTVARNHLINRAKRARIVSFELVADLEAVQHDADLLTAERHVLAREALRRTQEGIDRLSPRVRQIVLLRKIEGMNTRETAAHLGIGIDAVERQLSMGMKALADFMLGGTGKIIRQKLARKGRQGREI from the coding sequence GTGAATCGCACGGAAGGCGCGGCCCGCGCCTTCAAAAAAAGTCGTTACGGCTTTTCTGTCACCAATTGTCTTCCTTCGGTAGAAGGGCAGACGATCGCCCGGGAGGCAGGCGCGCCGATGGTGGATGACGATATTCTCGAGAGCTGGTTCTGCCGCGAGGTGCTGCCGAATGAGGCGGCGCTGACCCAGTTTATCCGGCGCAACTGGCGGGTCGCGGATGACGTCGTCGATCTGCGGCACGACATTTACGAGCAGGTCATTGCCGGTGCCCGCCGCTGCCTGCCGGACGAGGTCAGGCCCTATCTGTTTACGGTTGCCCGCAACCATCTGATCAACCGTGCCAAGCGGGCGCGCATCGTTTCGTTCGAACTCGTTGCCGATCTCGAGGCCGTGCAACATGACGCCGACCTGCTGACCGCCGAACGGCATGTCCTGGCCCGCGAGGCGCTCCGGCGCACGCAGGAAGGGATCGACCGGCTTTCGCCGCGCGTCCGCCAGATCGTCCTGCTCCGCAAGATCGAAGGCATGAACACGCGCGAGACGGCGGCGCATCTCGGCATCGGCATCGATGCCGTCGAGCGTCAGCTTTCCATGGGTATGAAGGCGCTTGCCGACTTCATGCTGGGCGGAACTGGCAAGATCATAAGACAGAAACTTGCCCGGAAAGGGCGGCAGGGGAGAGAGATATGA